The genomic region CATCAAACTTGATCAATATAAGGTTTTCCCTCTTCAAGTTGTATTGTACAGTCCTACAATAGCAGGTGTCTAGACTAATGACATGAGCATCTTGAAGTTATCTTTTGATGTGCATTTTTCCCTCTTAACTGGCCATATAATCTGTTAATGTAGAAATGACAGCAGGTATACAGAATGATGACATGAACATTCTGAAGTATATTTTTATATTTTCCCTCTTAAACTGGCCCTAAAATATGTTAATATTATATAAAATGGTATTCATTTACATTTAATGTTGAAGTTGCTCATTTATTACCTAGATTTATGATCATTTATTTCTCATATACTTTCTACGGTAGAAAATTAACATAGCTGGGTTGAACCTCCCATAAACCCTCAACACAggatgtaatgtccccaaattggGATGTACCTGTTTTTGACCAAAATTAACAATCCAACAATATAATTTACTTAGCAATAGCATTCTAAAGTTAACTCATTTAAGTTATTTTGAGAGTTAATGAACAATTAACATCATATGAATTTGGAAAGGAAAACCTCGAAAGAGCGCTCTAAGACTATTCAACCTAATTAAGCCCAAGAGCACAGCGCATCCAACTATAACAGCTCACCCCTTAGCCCACAAGTGGCATGAAGATCCAGCTAAGACAATTCCAACACTACATCTCCCTACATTATTTCCTTCCATTCCACATAACTCAAGGGAACCGGTCTACTACATCTAACCTACTTAATTCAAGGGAACCGGTCTACTACATCTCCCTAACTTATTTCCTTCCATTCCACATATGATTGCTTGTGGGAACAAGGAATAGATGAATTTTATTAAATaaagaaacataatagattgacaAGGCTTATTAATAACTTAGTCAAAGATATATTAAAGAGTACAGATGTCTAACCACATTGCATACCACTACACATACACATCAAACATATTTACATTCTCATCCATACCAATCTAATTCAAAATTCTGCTATTGATtgttgtatacacacacacacacatacatatataccatCTGCTGTGGGATTCCTCTTAGTACCGATCTGCCCTATATATCCTTCATAAGGCAATGAAGAGTTATGTCACTTCTATGAACACAACCCTTCCAAAGGTGATGTCTTTTTATAACTGTCCGCTGCCTTTTCACTAACCAAACCCTAGGAGCTATTTTGTGCATTCTTATAGCTGCTGTTTTGCTCAGTGCAGTTTGTGTATATATCCAAAGTCCAATCTTCTTTCATGCCCTCTCTCCAATGAAGAATCTGCCTTATATACCTCTTAAGAGGGATGAAGGGACATATCTCTTGGCCATGATCACCTCCCTTCCAAGTGAGGCAACTCTTCCAACTGACTGCTGCCCTTCTCCAACTCATGGATCTTTCAAATTGGCTGATTAGTGTTTGTTTTAAGATAACTATCTTTTGGCAATTGCTGCCCCTTCATTTGCAACCACTGCCTTTTCCCTTGATCTTTGTAATAATCAGTAAAACTCCTTTTCTTATCGCTTTGCTAGATTAATATTTTTCCAAGAATCATCAGTGATTAGTGCCTTTGTCTTCCATACAAGCCAATCAATATAGgtgttattttatatttatattattcttATTTCATTACGGTAGCAGGCATGACGCAGAAAATGAGGCTTTTAATTACCTAGATATACTTAAAGGAATGCAATATCACCTGTATGGACTGAGATATAAATAACATGAAAAGCGTCTTTGAGGGCTTAACTCTCTTTTACACCAACACTACGTTAAGAAAAGGCCTTCATACAACTATAACAGTCCTGCTATTAAATCCGACTAAAGGGCTTCCATATCGTAGTAGTACCATACAGACATGTGACAGCACAAATAAGGTAGAGACTACAAAATTAGCATCTTAAAATTATCTTTTGACGTGTGTTCCTCCCTTTTAAAACAGTCCTCAAATCTGTCCAATGAAAAATAAGGTATGTGTTTACATCTAGTGCTAATGGTTGATGGTTCATCCCATCTGTATGGAGTCAAAAAAGTGACTGAAAACATGTCTGGGCCATAGGGGATGGCTATCTGTCTTCAGGACAGTCAGGTTGGCCGTCCCCTAATGTACCTACGCATTTTCTGGAAAAAATACAAGTAACCAGAACATTTCCTGTTTTTCTATAAATTCAGAGATGAGGTTGGGGGCATTTCCTACCCATCCCAAGTCTCCAAAATGTGCCCTACAGGGGACGAGGCCAAATTTGGTGGGGGACACATCCCTAGGGAGCATAGAAAACGAGTTATGGAGGTTTAATTGCTAGATTGGGAAACGTTGTACCCACATCAGCAACATCAAAGAGTATTTGCCATGTCCATGTTAGGAAAGCATGCATTGTTTTGACTTTCGAGTCATGGGTTAATTTTTGTACGATAAAAATTGTGTGAAAGGGACCATTTCAATGCGGGCACTCTTTAAAATCTGGAAGTTGTCATGAGAAAAGAAACTATAAACATAAAATGGTCCATAACAACAAGAGCAATTCACCACATAAGAGAAAAATAGCAATATTATATGGGCTACGTTTTGCTTTGTGTGCTTGCATAGAAGTGATTTTCCATCCACATTTACTAAATACATCCACAATTATATCAAAACAATAATATACAGCTAAAATATCAACACTCTCGGAGATAATGAAAAATCTAAACagataaaatttataataaataataagatATTAAAATGATATTTATATAATATGCATTATGTATATAATTGAGTTGTGTTTTGCAGAGCAGCAAATTCTGGTAGTTATCAGGGTACTGGGAGCTCCTTCTGTTTCTTGGATAACATACTTAAAATGCAGAGGTTAAGCATAACGGGCAACTTTATGGTGGCGGTAGTTGGAGCCTTTTTTTTGCTTGGATAATTTACTTAGAATGCAGAACCTGGTTTTTTAATTCTCCTGCCATCCCAGGACATTCTTTTAATGTTCCTGCTGTTCCAGGGACAGAATTTTTTTCATGTTCCTGCCATCCAGGGACAGCTGTGGAACATCATTGCCATCTCCAGATGTTTCTGGCCGGCTGAGTGGGTTTCTACAACGTAGCCAGACCAGCAGGAGCTATCAGGTAGGCCTTTAATGTGAAAAACCATAAAAATTTATAATTGCAGATATTAAAAGAGCATTTGACTTTCTTTCTATATTCTGAATATCAATAGGCATTTCACTGACCATGAGAAAATATAAAAGATCTGATAATAGCAATTGTTATAAATGAGAAAAATCGAAGGATTAGATTCATTAGTCTATTGACTCTATTCAAACAGATCTCTCCAGTTGCTAAAGTTCTGACCTTACCTGGGCTAGTATCCTGGATTAGACCTCTTGCCAGCAAGGATACGGGATATCTGAAGTCCCCTGCTGAATGCTTCATTGAACAATATACGAGTCTGCATTGACTGAAAGCCAGGCAACCAAGACAGTACAGCCATTGGAATCATAACAATGATACCAAATGTAACTTCATATAACCGCGCCACAGCAACAACTGTACCCCAAACTACAGAGGATTGCAGGAAAGGCTTGAACACTTGAGCAATTAAGATCAGACCCCAGCCAGTTGGTATGAATGCTAGGATACTTGTGAACAAATCCGTAAATTTGAAATTGGTTAACTGCAGCAAAATTACCACTACTAAAATAGTGAAACTGACAACCAAGGATTGAATGGCACGGTAGTAGATATGTTGTTTTGCTGCATACTTATCACGAGCATATGAAATAACCACATAAATCACAATGGCCACAACCACATAAATCCAGGAAAGAAGGTACACAAGAATACTTTTGCTTCCCCCAGAAATACCCAACTGGTAAACAACGCCATACTGGAAAAAGAAAAAACGAATATCTAGTATGATCTCTAAAACCATTCCCCATAGTCCTGTTGTTCGTAAATGATCATTTTCCTCATTCCACCAGACTTCCCAACTTTGATCTGACTTAGTTAAGATCCCCCCCTTGTACCATATCCAATTCATAAAATCATCAAAGTCGTAGACTGCTTTCAACCAATCAAATCCTGATGGATTGAATAAAAAGGGCGCCATAATCCATGAGAGAACAAGAAACCAACTTGAGATGGTTAAAAGAATATAAACAAATGTGTCAGTCTTGAGAACACTGTATGATGCATAAACTATCAGTAGTAAGCCAAGTTCAATAGCCTTCACAAAATGACTACGGGCATAAAGTCTATAATTCTCAGCAAATCGTTTATGCTGTACAACAAAGCCACGCCCTGTAGCGCGATACTTTGCACCCCCATGAAGTATTGTTCGACCAAAGAAGTGAGTACGAGTACCCATTGAAAAAGTATAAAAAACAGATGCTAACTGCAACTGCATGGTTAAAAAATCCCATATAGCTTTAAGGAAGCCATGCTCTAAAGAATTTTCTACAATCATTGGAAGAGCTGTGAAGAGACCAAGCTGAATGATAAACTGCTGATTGAGGATTGTTCCAAGTGCCTTGTTGTCTGTAGTATCTGCTTTTTCTTTTATTGCTTCTTCAATTCCACTGAGAGTCAAATAAACCCGACCCCAAAGGAATGCATACACAGTTAGGACCACCAGCATGGTATCAAAATAGAATCCAATGGTAGAATAGTAGAAAGAGAGCATGCGAAAAAAGTCTAGACGGTGACCAAGGCGATACACATCCCGACTCAAAACCTGCTCCCCGTTTCCACTGGCAACCTTCGCTTCAAACATGGATATCTGATTTAAACCAACATCTCGTCCTTTGCCAACTTGGATGTATTCATGATGTGTGACATTTCCCCCACGCAGCGTACAATTAAAGCCAGCAAATATGTCCTCACTgatgtttattacccttgaagctTTACTGATGCCTCCCCTACTTAAGAACCATAAGCGATCAAAAACATCAGGATGACCATAGTGCATCCGGATCTTTAAAGGGTTTGCTAGTACACGTTGTCCAAGGGTTACAAAACTCGTTTCTTGAGCAGACATAAACCAAGCAAGAGAAGAAACAGAACCGGTGAATACATGCTCACGGACTCCTAAAATTGTAGGCTTTCTGATACCATAATATCTTGTGAATTCTTGCAACAGATTGCGCATTTTCAGAGcctcttcaaaataattgtcttgATTCATATCAATTGTCTGCACAGCATCCCCCCTTGTAAAAATCAATGCGTGATTTTGATTTTCAGGCTTTCCTTCACCAAGTTTTAGTGGCCCTGGTAGCCTCACCCTGTAAATCTCCACCTCTTTCTCTAAGTGTGGGTCATACTTAACAAGAACAGAAAAATATTCCACACCATCCCTTCCTGTCGAGACCTCATCAACATAAGCAACCCGAAGAGCCTCATTATTCTTCATTAAATACAAAATATCCTCAGCTCGTGGATCCTTCTTTGCCTTTTGAGCACCATAAATCTGGCAAGCAACAACATAAGTGAATTTCATGAGTGCTGTAGCACGTTCATGATCTTTGAATAACATTCCCACTCCACTGCTTGAACTGCCAATGCTTCGTCCAGATGGAAAACTCTGGGATCTCAATCCACTGGCATCTTCTGTTCTTGAAGCAGTGGCAACAAGCTCCTTGAAGCCATTACGAATATCCATCTCTGATGCTGAATCAAGAAAAGCCAACATTTGGAGAGCCTTGGAATAGTACATCATTCCTCTAACAGTTCGATTCAATGTCTGTCCTCTGTATGATGCCCACAAACGAAGTTCCCTCACATAAATCGACCACAGTTTATCATCgtttatatctttatctttctggCGCATCCGCTCCAAGAAATTGTCCCACTCATCTGGATATATCTTCTGCAGATAGAATAGAATTGAAACACCATCTTCATTTGCTGTACGCAGCTGTTCTTTATTGTACAGAACATCCTCATCATAGTAGGGAGTCAAGACACTGAAAGCCAGCATTTTCTCCACCTGCGGTGCATGGGGCATGTTCATAAACAAAGAGTTACTGAAAAACGCAATACGACGCCTTGCTTCCAGATTTTTTGGGATATTGTGCATTGAATCTGTAGATGTCAGAATAATGTGCAAGCGCCGCAATTGACGATagaaggattcatcttctttaACAGGTAATTGCACAGCATCCTCAAATAACAACTTACCATCACTCCTTTGAGAAATAAGTCCTTCTTGTCTCAGTTGCTCAATACTTCGCTTATCTTTAGGAAAATCTCGAATGACAATATCATAGAGATTTTGCAGAGCATTAACTACCTTCTGCTGATCCTTCACAGAGGGTTTTTTCAGGATATCCTTGACCAATGATATTAATTTGTTATGAATTTCAGGCAGCTCAGTCAATTTGTATCTCTCAGTGAACTTCTCCGAAGTAACTgatttatcaaattcatcaaacaAACTGCCAACAATGGAGTATTCTTCACTATCTTCCTTAATGATTCGCTGGATCAAATGCTTCACACTGTCATATGCTTCTATCACTACACAGCGACGGTACTCATTCTTGCTTATCTTTCTCCATAATATCTTGTCAGTGCCCCCTAACTCCCTAGCCTGACTTAGAGCAAGCAGCAGCTCATTACAAAGCAATAAGCATGGCCATCGTATGACATGTACATTCCAGGAGTTTGGTGGAACCTCCAATAATTCCACCTCCAAGTCACTGACAATATCCTCTTCTCGGAACGTCCTCACAATTTCATTCCAAATAAGAGCAAATCTTCCTGCTTCAACCTGACTAGACTCAATTTTCTTATACTGAGTACCAAAACCATATCTAAGTTGCAACCGCCTGATGGCATCCCTTAATTTTACTCTCAGATTCCCCTGGGTTCTGAATAATGGTTCTTCTggcattaaattgaattgaatagcACTGGCAAAGAACTGGAACCGCAGCCTGAGCTGTTGAATATTCCGAATCTCCCCAAGATGGGAAAACAATCCCACCAAGGCTCCAACTACAGATGACAATATTGAATACCATATCTGTGTGTCCATAAAGTAGATCAAGATAACTGGTGCCCACACTACCCCAACAGCAAATCGGTTAGTCTTCTTGAAAAACTCATGCCACTTGTAAGGGATTACACCAATGCCCAGTATAGCCTTAGTAGGCTTCACCATAGGTCTGATCTGAAAATAGTAGCTAAAGGAGAATTTGAAAGCCAGCAACACTACCCAAAACAGAGAATAAGAGATGTTGTCAAAAATCCCCTCCCGAAGCCCACGTCCAACAAATGTTCTTGACTGAAACCACCATGTCAAAGCATGAAAAACTCTCCAGTTGCTTTTCTCCATAAAGTTTCTGACCCAGGGAATAATAAAAAGAAGCAAGGCCAAGACTTCAGGAGCGATGAATACTAAAGCAGCCTCCACAAAATTTAACAACATACTGTTTGCCTTAGACGACcaaccaaaatcatgatttttCTGCTTCCACATCCGACTATAGAGCACAGCAAACAGAATGGTCCACACAGTTGCCACAATGATCTTCAGTAACATTCTTATTCCTTGCAATGGTGTCTCTCTTGAAACTAAACTGTACTGCATGCCAGCATCAAGGAAAGATTGTAAAAGCCGAAGACCTGCCCAGGTTATGAAGACACTAAGCATCTTAACTTGTGTATCTTTCTCTTTTAAATTTACCCAGGGAAGTCCCTTTTTTTCCCATGCAACAAGAATTGCAGCTTGCAGGAAAAGTATGTACATAATCCAAAGACGATCAAAACTACGGAAAATATTCCAATAGGAGCGTTGCTCTACAAAACCTGTCTTTCCTACCTTCTGTTTTCCCAGCATTCCTCTGAACTTCTGGAATCCAACCTCTTTATTTTGTTCAGTAGTAGGCAGAAGAATAAAATTGCTATCCAATTTAAGTGGCCATCCCAGCTGTTCAAAGCACCTACTAGTCCAAAAATATTCATTGATATCATCATAATTTCTCCAGGCTGAATGAGGTTCCTTACCACCATGGCTTGCTTCTGCCTCAAGTTTGACAGTTAGATATAGTGGGGTGACAACTCTTTGCAAGAATGCATTTTCTCCCATATAAGCAGGTAAAGCTGGCTGTCCTGTGCTctcatccacataatcctctagAATCCTATTCAGCTCCATCGCCATATGATGGAAAATGTAGCACAAACACTCTGGCATAAACTTCAGATTCGCAGCCTCTCCCCAAATAAGaagataaagagaaatataaagcaACTCCCTGCGCTCGTCGCTCCTTCGATCCGAGATCCAAACATTAGACTTCCGTGCCAGAAATGCACACCAATTGTTGTAGTTCTTGAGGATTTTCTTTCGCAATTTCCGAACCACAGTGGACTCAAGCTGGTCTATAATATCTGGAGGCGGTTGCAGCCGCATTTGGCTATTAGCCAGGAGCAGGATAAGATGTTCTCGCTGGTTTCGGACATTATCCCTTTGGAATCCAAAGAAGGCACCGAGCCAGTCAAGAAGATCCATGTCCGAATGCCATTCAAAATATGGAGGGATGCGGAGGTCACCTACAGTTTTCAGTGCTGTGGCTGCTGCTCTGACCTCTGGAAATCGCAGTGCAGGATGATCTGCCAGCATATTGTGCACAGGAAGGATGTTGTAGACCTCATTCTCACTGCTTTCAGAAGAGTACCCCCTGTGGACTGGACGCCTGTGTGCAACACTCATTTCCAACAGAACACCTGATAACTTTTTTCAGTGATTTCAACTTAACTTCTCAAACTTCAGTGCTCCAGCCCCAGTGGCTAAGTTACAAACCAATCCAAACCAGATAATATATTAGTTATTGCACTATTAATTTTGTTCACTAAGTTTGaacaaaaaattaacttaaatCATTCAATTAAACCAACCGAACGTAAAGCAGGGCAATCTTCTACCTTTAACAAAATGCCTGGTATATTCTTCACTGTTATTCCAACTGATTTTTAAAAATTACCTCTCTGATGAAATAAATAGACTCCAGATACCAAACCTGAACCCTGCCAACAATACCTAGTTGATTCTCTACAATAATTTCACCTAATTTCTTCAATCTCCCACTATGTTGACTTACTAGACTCCCGAAACAAACCTGAAACTTAGCTTGAGTGCTTCATCAGAAATTCTCTCTCatgtttttaattatatattttgttaAATAACAAAAAATGACGCCATCATATCCGCCAAAACTAGGAGGAAGCATCtcttaccttcaagggaaatcctCACAAATGGTCCACAGTTTCTTCCTTTGATTAATCTAAACTTCTGTAGAAAGCCAGTGCCCCATGTTTTATCAATCTTTTATCCACATTTTTTAATCATTATATAGCTAAAATCGAGATCAAAACCTCAATCAACTTTACGAAAACTACAGTCAGCAAATCACGTACCTTCAAAAGAACAATTGCCAAAATCTTCGTTTTATGCCGACCGATTGCTTCCAATCTCCCTCATTCAAGCCCGATGAAAAAACAACAACCAGGTTTAAACCTTACACCAGTTTAGACCAAACTATACGTTAGGTTTTCAGTACACGTTTGAATCTGGTTCACATCCAGCAAAAAAGCGGGAAAAACAAAATCACGTTGAAAGTACCGTAACAATTTTGGAACTATTCGCAACATTTAGCCTACAGTCCTAAAATTTACTCCAAAAAACACAACGAACAACGAAAAATCACAAAAAGTCAAATCCTTTAAAATTAGAAGTAAAAAAACTGAATGCATATCCATATCCATACCTTGTAACAAAAGCATACGATCATAAAACTTCCTCTTCGTCGGACAAATCCATCGTTACTGTAACGCTCCTTGGACAAAACAATCTCTGCGTTTTTAAAGTTGCCTCAGACAAAACAAAGATAACTCTCAGAAAATCCCGCTCGTCGTAAAACCGCTCCGCTTACAATACGAGttcctaaaaccacaaaaataccCGTTTCCTCACTGCCGTTGGGAGTAGATCGCAGTGGTtcaacttttaatttttaaataaaaacgcCTCTGAAACAGAGAATGCCGTTATTTTTCAGCAGCACACGTGTGGGCCCCGCCGGCACGTTGGCCAAACCCTCTCCGCCGGATACGTTACGTTTTCGGGCCCTGCGCGTTTTCCAGCCGGTATGCGTTGTTTTGAAGTAAAGTGGCCTTTGAATTTTTCTTGcctttgaaatatttaatttttattgtttttttcatCATTTAATATGGGGACCAAAGTACAAAGGATTTTTTTAATTGGGTAAGGCTGCATCTTATTTTTTTCACTGAAGTCATCACATGCGACAGAGAGGAAAGCGAGTTGTAAATGTTGTTAAAGAAAGTTTCATCTCTAATCTTTTGTATACAATAAGATAGAaggacaaaaaaaaaacaaagagtgAATCATACTTTTCCGAGAGAGGGGGAGGCGGGACATGGAAGAACAAGGGCTTACGTTTAAAGTTTGATGACGGTGACCTAATTTTTAAAAGTCTTTTTTGGATGCCTATTTTTTTAAAGAGGAAAATAATTGTTTATAGGAGGTGATCTAGGTTAATTCATATAAATAAGTATAATTTAATTTAGGTGAGTAAATGATATTTAAGCATAGATAAGTGGTAAGGATTGAATATGGATGAtgtaaatagaaaaaataaatgtaTAGTTTTAAAATTGATATGGATTTGAATTTTATATATTTTGAAATAGAGGTAAATAAATGATAGTAGGTATTGATAATCAGTAATATTGAATATGATTGATGTAAATAGAAGATAAATGTATATGTGTAAAATTGATATGGGATTGAatttaatatatcttgaaatctagaaTAGCAATTAAGAAATTGGTAGTTTGTCTAagaatcaaaatattttatttttgatggaGGATTTTATATCATCTACAAGCTTGTTTTGCTATTAGATATGGGAAAGCATGAGCCTTAGGCTGAAACCTCTTTGGGACCCAAGGATTGTGGGGTATCTATTCTACCAAAGTCACTAGAGACATGATTTCAACTAAAATGATAGTTCAATGTTGTATTAACAATGGAGACGAAGGCTCCTTAATTAAGCAATTACAAGCAAAGTTTCTAAAACAAATTACTAACTACCCTTCCAGATTACTTAACATAATATGCATGTCATTTggccatgaatgcatagaaggTTGCCCTCTTCTCCTCAGAACGCTCTACAACATGAGCTTGTTGAGACCCTCCCTTGGTTCTACAAAACTTCTggatatgaccaagtttaccaTAATCCTTCTACCACAatccttccaacatgatgttgggtagCAAATTCATCTCTCCCTTTATCTAAAGACATTGAGATCAACTTCTCAAAACCTGCAATTTTGTATGAAAAAGTCATGCGAAAaatacatcattttttttttttaaatagtgaaAAAAAGAGCGATGCTCTGCTTAAATATGCAATATGCAGAAATCAAGGCACTAGCAAAAATATGAGTCTAATCTTGCATTCAAAATTAATAATGGCATCTAGAAATTGCGGAATGaaggaaataaaaaa from Cryptomeria japonica chromosome 3, Sugi_1.0, whole genome shotgun sequence harbors:
- the LOC131078108 gene encoding callose synthase 12; this encodes MSVAHRRPVHRGYSSESSENEVYNILPVHNMLADHPALRFPEVRAAATALKTVGDLRIPPYFEWHSDMDLLDWLGAFFGFQRDNVRNQREHLILLLANSQMRLQPPPDIIDQLESTVVRKLRKKILKNYNNWCAFLARKSNVWISDRRSDERRELLYISLYLLIWGEAANLKFMPECLCYIFHHMAMELNRILEDYVDESTGQPALPAYMGENAFLQRVVTPLYLTVKLEAEASHGGKEPHSAWRNYDDINEYFWTSRCFEQLGWPLKLDSNFILLPTTEQNKEVGFQKFRGMLGKQKVGKTGFVEQRSYWNIFRSFDRLWIMYILFLQAAILVAWEKKGLPWVNLKEKDTQVKMLSVFITWAGLRLLQSFLDAGMQYSLVSRETPLQGIRMLLKIIVATVWTILFAVLYSRMWKQKNHDFGWSSKANSMLLNFVEAALVFIAPEVLALLLFIIPWVRNFMEKSNWRVFHALTWWFQSRTFVGRGLREGIFDNISYSLFWVVLLAFKFSFSYYFQIRPMVKPTKAILGIGVIPYKWHEFFKKTNRFAVGVVWAPVILIYFMDTQIWYSILSSVVGALVGLFSHLGEIRNIQQLRLRFQFFASAIQFNLMPEEPLFRTQGNLRVKLRDAIRRLQLRYGFGTQYKKIESSQVEAGRFALIWNEIVRTFREEDIVSDLEVELLEVPPNSWNVHVIRWPCLLLCNELLLALSQARELGGTDKILWRKISKNEYRRCVVIEAYDSVKHLIQRIIKEDSEEYSIVGSLFDEFDKSVTSEKFTERYKLTELPEIHNKLISLVKDILKKPSVKDQQKVVNALQNLYDIVIRDFPKDKRSIEQLRQEGLISQRSDGKLLFEDAVQLPVKEDESFYRQLRRLHIILTSTDSMHNIPKNLEARRRIAFFSNSLFMNMPHAPQVEKMLAFSVLTPYYDEDVLYNKEQLRTANEDGVSILFYLQKIYPDEWDNFLERMRQKDKDINDDKLWSIYVRELRLWASYRGQTLNRTVRGMMYYSKALQMLAFLDSASEMDIRNGFKELVATASRTEDASGLRSQSFPSGRSIGSSSSGVGMLFKDHERATALMKFTYVVACQIYGAQKAKKDPRAEDILYLMKNNEALRVAYVDEVSTGRDGVEYFSVLVKYDPHLEKEVEIYRVRLPGPLKLGEGKPENQNHALIFTRGDAVQTIDMNQDNYFEEALKMRNLLQEFTRYYGIRKPTILGVREHVFTGSVSSLAWFMSAQETSFVTLGQRVLANPLKIRMHYGHPDVFDRLWFLSRGGISKASRVINISEDIFAGFNCTLRGGNVTHHEYIQVGKGRDVGLNQISMFEAKVASGNGEQVLSRDVYRLGHRLDFFRMLSFYYSTIGFYFDTMLVVLTVYAFLWGRVYLTLSGIEEAIKEKADTTDNKALGTILNQQFIIQLGLFTALPMIVENSLEHGFLKAIWDFLTMQLQLASVFYTFSMGTRTHFFGRTILHGGAKYRATGRGFVVQHKRFAENYRLYARSHFVKAIELGLLLIVYASYSVLKTDTFVYILLTISSWFLVLSWIMAPFLFNPSGFDWLKAVYDFDDFMNWIWYKGGILTKSDQSWEVWWNEENDHLRTTGLWGMVLEIILDIRFFFFQYGVVYQLGISGGSKSILVYLLSWIYVVVAIVIYVVISYARDKYAAKQHIYYRAIQSLVVSFTILVVVILLQLTNFKFTDLFTSILAFIPTGWGLILIAQVFKPFLQSSVVWGTVVAVARLYEVTFGIIVMIPMAVLSWLPGFQSMQTRILFNEAFSRGLQISRILAGKRSNPGY